A part of Silvimonas soli genomic DNA contains:
- a CDS encoding MGMT family protein produces the protein MGLIELSAPTKRGPKKPVSAAPDSIMQAVLAVVAQIPYGRVATYGQIAKLAGYPRHSRMVGRALSQTILEVPWHRVLNHKGEISSRGLDGHDDLQRVLLEEEGVVFNLPGRVDLRKFGWWAGRE, from the coding sequence ATGGGGCTTATTGAATTGAGTGCGCCAACCAAACGTGGTCCCAAAAAGCCAGTTTCAGCTGCGCCCGACTCAATTATGCAGGCCGTACTGGCAGTTGTTGCCCAGATTCCATATGGACGAGTCGCCACGTACGGGCAGATTGCGAAACTTGCTGGCTATCCGCGTCATTCCCGCATGGTCGGTCGCGCGCTTTCGCAGACCATTCTGGAAGTGCCGTGGCATCGTGTGTTAAACCACAAAGGCGAAATCAGCTCCCGCGGGCTGGACGGGCATGATGACCTGCAGCGAGTGCTGCTGGAGGAAGAGGGGGTGGTTTTCAATCTACCAGGAAGGGTGGATTTGCGAAAATTTGGATGGTGGGCTGGCCGGGAATAA